A window of Fragaria vesca subsp. vesca linkage group LG7, FraVesHawaii_1.0, whole genome shotgun sequence contains these coding sequences:
- the LOC101298741 gene encoding uncharacterized protein LOC101298741 isoform 2 gives METQNDDVSSWSSDTNWSVAGGALVDRVTFESSLSPIDGDAPNSTAGSSLILRPPSPDSGPCEITINFTQKHEVQQIYVRSTARVYEVYYAPDSQSDNEYLCTVRCGIAARDEEVLHTANNEEVHSANSNGSLKEVSEENLRNGNNLSTSEDDWVEVKVPDGHVLDKKISSLPLNSGSEQAFYEATAQMSDVNPCISLTLRLLSLERKDCVYVDEIYVFADPDDSADLEKETSTVENSAGSSLMAMFMPTLLQLSKTRSVNQTQDSQMIRSKASDSTSVATKFQTDIKPSISEHQEVLCQDASRDTFGSTPSQIPVGVPVTESETDTGNHHVERSMDLLFSRMGRIEDLLLRFEDKMVKPISSIEARLERVEQQLEVLSKQSQNSRLSTCSRFYAPSFSCIESDSNSFCNSGNDYPSCEAVISGLVVTAPEFSSDDEDEEDQSSSLVITPSKNTPRPALTIDDALASALAGFLSLTSNHAPKCSQPFSVKAPEFLNEEDGSPDTKASVGVEELGTGPSMCYDESDGIQNVKDSRAHSSRISSYTEENDERFNDEHPVKPEGISVQQEHHEVTGEDKPDGKSSENAVDHGMARTDICETTEEIEKGVVITEISNIASPDKTDIPNGLPQDETDDGFNNTQEDTNTEEVTEENSDRPAKEEKGENSDKDVLKNILEFSRASSVVDFEIPVLDVKFTSLESCNGTCSLAALLSESPESRTEASCVKESDDAAPVNEESSLILVEDGERVGPAPDGSFSVDMDFYSVAEPLSTWGANLQCETSSSHETFAASLI, from the exons ATGGAAACACAAAACGACGACGTCTCTTCATGGAGCTCCGATACTAATTGGTCCGTCGCCGGTGGCGCTCTCGTAGATCGCGTCACCTTCGAGTCCTCCTTGTCTCCGATCGACGGCGACGCTCCAAATTCCACGGCCGGATCCTCCCTTATTCTTCGCCCTCCGTCACCAGATTCTGGACCTTGCGAGATCACCA TTAATTTCACACAAAAGCATGAGGTCCAGCAGATTTATGTTCGGAGTACTGCCCGAGTCTATGAGGTATACTATGCACCTGATTCACAAAGTGACAACGAATATCTATGTACTGTTCGCTGTGGAATTGCTGCCAGAGATGAAGAAGTGCTTCACACAGCTAATAATGAAGAAGTTCATTCTGCAAATTCAAATGGGTCTCTTAAGGAGGTATCTGAAGAAAACCTAAGAAATGGCAATAACTTGAGTACCAGTGAAGATGACTGGGTTGAAGTGAAAGTCCCAGATGGTCATGTGCTTGATAAAAAAATCAGCTCCTTGCCATTGAATTCTGGTTCTGAACAG GCTTTTTATGAAGCCACAGCACAGATGAGTGATGTAAATCCTTGTATATCCTTAACACTTCGTCTACTGTCACTTGAGAGGAAAGATTGTGTTTATGTTGATGAGATTTATGTGTTTGCTGATCCTGATGATTCAGCGGATTTGGAAAAGGAAACGAGTACAGTGGAAAACTCAGCTGGAAGTTCTCTCATGGCCATGTTTATGCCTACCCTCTTGCAGTTATCTAAAACAAGGAGTGTTAACCAAACCCAAGACTCCCAAATGATTAGGTCAAAAGCCTCTGATTCTACCAGTGTTGCGACTAAGTTCCAGACAGATATTAAACCCAGCATATCCGAGCATCAAGAAGTATTGTGTCAGGATGCGAGTAGGGATACATTTGGTAGCACCCCATCACAGATCCCTGTAGGGGTTCCTGTTACAGAAAGTGAAACTGATACTGGAAATCACCATGTTGAAAGATCTATGGACCTGCTTTTTTCTCGAATGGGCAGAATAGAGGATCTATTATTGAGATTTGAAGACAAAATGGTAAAGCCCATAAGCAGCATTGAGGCAAGGCTTGAGAGGGTTGAGCAGCAACTTGAAGTACTCAGCAAACAATCACAGAATTCTAGATTGTCAACGTGCTCAAGATTCTATGCTCCTTCTTTCTCATGCATTGAGTCTGATTCCAACTCCTTCTGCAACAGTGGAAATGACTATCCCAGTTGTGAGGCAGTAATATCAG GTCTAGTAGTAACTGCTCCTGAATTTTCAAGTGATGATGAGGATGAAGAAGATCAATCATCAAGTCTAGTGATAACTCCTTCAAAGAATACACCAAGGCCTGCTTTGACAATTGATGATGCCCTAGCATCTGCACTAGCTGGGTTCTTGTCTCTGACTTCTAATCACGCTCCGAAGTGTAGTCAACCTTTTTCCGTTAAAGCTCCAGAATTTTTAAATGAAGAAGATGGTAGCCCTGACACAAAAGCTTCAGTGGGAGTTGAAGAACTAGGGACAGGGCCATCCATGTGCTATGATGAATCTGATGGGATACAGAATGTGAAAGATTCACGAGCTCATTCATCCAGAATTTCTTCATATACTGAGGAGAATGATGAAAGATTTAATGATGAGCACCCTGTTAAACCAGAGGGAATTAGTGTGCAGCAAGAGCATCATGAGGTCACAGGAGAAGACAAACCAGATGGTAAGAGCAGTGAGAATGCAGTTGATCATGGCATGGCTCGAACTGATATCTGTGAGACAACAGAAGAGATTGAGAAGGGAGTAGTCATCACTGAGATTAGCAATATTGCCAGCCCTGATAAAACAGATATTCCAAACGGGTTGCCTCAAGATGAGACAGATGATGGATTTAACAATACTCAGGAAGATACTAACACAGAGGAAGTGACAGAAGAGAATTCTGACAGACCTGCAAAGGAAGAGAAAGGAGAGAATTCTGACAAAGATGTTTTGAAGAATATCCTTGAATTCTCACGTGCTTCTTCTGTGGTGGATTTTGAAATTCCAGTGTTGGATGTGAAATTTACTTCTCTTGAAAGTTGTAATGGCACTTGTTCTCTTGCAGCCCTTTTGTCTGAATCGCCGGAATCAAGGACTGAAGCATCTTGTGTGAAGGAAAGTGATGATGCAGCCCCGGTCAATGAGGAGTCGAGCTTGATTTTGGTGGAAGACGGGGAGCGGGTCGGTCCTGCTCCTGATGGTAGTTTTTCTGTGGATATGGATTTCTATAGTGTAGCAGAACCATTGAGCACATGGGGTGCAAATCTGCAGTGCGAAACATCCAGTAGCCATGAGACTTTTGCAGCAAGCCTCATTTGA
- the LOC101298741 gene encoding uncharacterized protein LOC101298741 isoform 1 encodes METQNDDVSSWSSDTNWSVAGGALVDRVTFESSLSPIDGDAPNSTAGSSLILRPPSPDSGPCEITINFTQKHEVQQIYVRSTARVYEVYYAPDSQSDNEYLCTVRCGIAARDEEVLHTANNEEVHSANSNGSLKEVSEENLRNGNNLSTSEDDWVEVKVPDGHVLDKKISSLPLNSGSEQAFYEATAQMSDVNPCISLTLRLLSLERKDCVYVDEIYVFADPDDSADLEKETSTVENSAGSSLMAMFMPTLLQLSKTRSVNQTQDSQMIRSKASDSTSVATKFQTDIKPSISEHQEVLCQDASRDTFGSTPSQIPVGVPVTESETDTGNHHVERSMDLLFSRMGRIEDLLLRFEDKMVKPISSIEARLERVEQQLEVLSKQSQNSRLSTCSRFYAPSFSCIESDSNSFCNSGNDYPSCEAVISGNKDAQSEALSTTPYYMSDSVFPSKLVPGLVVTAPEFSSDDEDEEDQSSSLVITPSKNTPRPALTIDDALASALAGFLSLTSNHAPKCSQPFSVKAPEFLNEEDGSPDTKASVGVEELGTGPSMCYDESDGIQNVKDSRAHSSRISSYTEENDERFNDEHPVKPEGISVQQEHHEVTGEDKPDGKSSENAVDHGMARTDICETTEEIEKGVVITEISNIASPDKTDIPNGLPQDETDDGFNNTQEDTNTEEVTEENSDRPAKEEKGENSDKDVLKNILEFSRASSVVDFEIPVLDVKFTSLESCNGTCSLAALLSESPESRTEASCVKESDDAAPVNEESSLILVEDGERVGPAPDGSFSVDMDFYSVAEPLSTWGANLQCETSSSHETFAASLI; translated from the exons ATGGAAACACAAAACGACGACGTCTCTTCATGGAGCTCCGATACTAATTGGTCCGTCGCCGGTGGCGCTCTCGTAGATCGCGTCACCTTCGAGTCCTCCTTGTCTCCGATCGACGGCGACGCTCCAAATTCCACGGCCGGATCCTCCCTTATTCTTCGCCCTCCGTCACCAGATTCTGGACCTTGCGAGATCACCA TTAATTTCACACAAAAGCATGAGGTCCAGCAGATTTATGTTCGGAGTACTGCCCGAGTCTATGAGGTATACTATGCACCTGATTCACAAAGTGACAACGAATATCTATGTACTGTTCGCTGTGGAATTGCTGCCAGAGATGAAGAAGTGCTTCACACAGCTAATAATGAAGAAGTTCATTCTGCAAATTCAAATGGGTCTCTTAAGGAGGTATCTGAAGAAAACCTAAGAAATGGCAATAACTTGAGTACCAGTGAAGATGACTGGGTTGAAGTGAAAGTCCCAGATGGTCATGTGCTTGATAAAAAAATCAGCTCCTTGCCATTGAATTCTGGTTCTGAACAG GCTTTTTATGAAGCCACAGCACAGATGAGTGATGTAAATCCTTGTATATCCTTAACACTTCGTCTACTGTCACTTGAGAGGAAAGATTGTGTTTATGTTGATGAGATTTATGTGTTTGCTGATCCTGATGATTCAGCGGATTTGGAAAAGGAAACGAGTACAGTGGAAAACTCAGCTGGAAGTTCTCTCATGGCCATGTTTATGCCTACCCTCTTGCAGTTATCTAAAACAAGGAGTGTTAACCAAACCCAAGACTCCCAAATGATTAGGTCAAAAGCCTCTGATTCTACCAGTGTTGCGACTAAGTTCCAGACAGATATTAAACCCAGCATATCCGAGCATCAAGAAGTATTGTGTCAGGATGCGAGTAGGGATACATTTGGTAGCACCCCATCACAGATCCCTGTAGGGGTTCCTGTTACAGAAAGTGAAACTGATACTGGAAATCACCATGTTGAAAGATCTATGGACCTGCTTTTTTCTCGAATGGGCAGAATAGAGGATCTATTATTGAGATTTGAAGACAAAATGGTAAAGCCCATAAGCAGCATTGAGGCAAGGCTTGAGAGGGTTGAGCAGCAACTTGAAGTACTCAGCAAACAATCACAGAATTCTAGATTGTCAACGTGCTCAAGATTCTATGCTCCTTCTTTCTCATGCATTGAGTCTGATTCCAACTCCTTCTGCAACAGTGGAAATGACTATCCCAGTTGTGAGGCAGTAATATCAGGTAACAAGGACGCTCAATCTGAGGCACTCTCTACCACACCTTATTACATGTCTGATTCAGTATTTCCTTCAAAGTTGGTCCCAGGTCTAGTAGTAACTGCTCCTGAATTTTCAAGTGATGATGAGGATGAAGAAGATCAATCATCAAGTCTAGTGATAACTCCTTCAAAGAATACACCAAGGCCTGCTTTGACAATTGATGATGCCCTAGCATCTGCACTAGCTGGGTTCTTGTCTCTGACTTCTAATCACGCTCCGAAGTGTAGTCAACCTTTTTCCGTTAAAGCTCCAGAATTTTTAAATGAAGAAGATGGTAGCCCTGACACAAAAGCTTCAGTGGGAGTTGAAGAACTAGGGACAGGGCCATCCATGTGCTATGATGAATCTGATGGGATACAGAATGTGAAAGATTCACGAGCTCATTCATCCAGAATTTCTTCATATACTGAGGAGAATGATGAAAGATTTAATGATGAGCACCCTGTTAAACCAGAGGGAATTAGTGTGCAGCAAGAGCATCATGAGGTCACAGGAGAAGACAAACCAGATGGTAAGAGCAGTGAGAATGCAGTTGATCATGGCATGGCTCGAACTGATATCTGTGAGACAACAGAAGAGATTGAGAAGGGAGTAGTCATCACTGAGATTAGCAATATTGCCAGCCCTGATAAAACAGATATTCCAAACGGGTTGCCTCAAGATGAGACAGATGATGGATTTAACAATACTCAGGAAGATACTAACACAGAGGAAGTGACAGAAGAGAATTCTGACAGACCTGCAAAGGAAGAGAAAGGAGAGAATTCTGACAAAGATGTTTTGAAGAATATCCTTGAATTCTCACGTGCTTCTTCTGTGGTGGATTTTGAAATTCCAGTGTTGGATGTGAAATTTACTTCTCTTGAAAGTTGTAATGGCACTTGTTCTCTTGCAGCCCTTTTGTCTGAATCGCCGGAATCAAGGACTGAAGCATCTTGTGTGAAGGAAAGTGATGATGCAGCCCCGGTCAATGAGGAGTCGAGCTTGATTTTGGTGGAAGACGGGGAGCGGGTCGGTCCTGCTCCTGATGGTAGTTTTTCTGTGGATATGGATTTCTATAGTGTAGCAGAACCATTGAGCACATGGGGTGCAAATCTGCAGTGCGAAACATCCAGTAGCCATGAGACTTTTGCAGCAAGCCTCATTTGA
- the LOC101298456 gene encoding chalcone synthase 2-like: MVTVEEVRKAQRAEGPATVLAIGTATPPNCIDQSTYPDYYFRITNSEHKAELKEKFQRMCDKSMIKKRYMYLTEEILKENPSMCEYMAPSLDARQDMVVVEIPKLGKEAAVKAIKEWGQPKSKITHLVFCTTSGVDMPGADYQLTKLLGLRPSVKRLMMYQQGCFAGGTVLRLAKDLAENNRGARVLVVCSEITAVTFRGPSDTHLDSLVGQALFGDGAAAIIVGSDPLPEVERPLFELVSAAQTILPDSDGAIDGHLREVGLTFHLLKDVPGLISKNIEKSLNEAFKPLNITDWNSLFWIAHPGGPAILDQVEAKLALKPEKLEATRHILSEYGNMSSACVLFILDEVRRRSAANGHKTTGEGKEWGVLFGFGPGLTVETVVLHSVAA; encoded by the exons ATGGTGACCGTCGAGGAAGTCCGCAAGGCTCAACGTGCCGAGGGTCCGGCCACCGTCTTGGCCATCGGGACTGCAACTCCTCCCAACTGTATTGACCAAAGCACGTACCCCGACTACTACTTCCGTATCACCAACAGCGAGCACAAGGCTGAGCTCAAGGAGAAATTCCAGCGCATGT GTGACAAATCTATGATCAAGAAGCGTTACATGTATTTGACTGAAGAAATTCTCAAAGAGAATCCTAGCATGTGTGAGTACATGGCACCTTCACTTGATGCAAGACAAGACATGGTGGTGGTAGAAATTCCAAAGCTTGGAAAAGAGGCCGCTGTCAAGGCCATTAAGGAATGGGGTCAGCCCAAGTCCAAAATCACACACTTGGTCTTTTGTACCACTAGTGGTGTCGACATGCCCGGTGCCGATTACCAGCTCACGAAGCTCTTGGGCCTCCGCCCGTCCGTCAAGCGTCTCATGATGTACCAGCAAGGCTGTTTCGCCGGAGGCACGGTGCTCCGGTTGGCAAAAGACTTGGCTGAGAACAACCGGGGGGCACGTGTTCTCGTTGTTTGCTCTGAGATCACTGCCGTGACCTTCCGTGGGCCTAGCGACACCCATCTCGATAGTCTTGTGGGCCAAGCCTTGTTCGGTGATGGTGCCGCGGCCATTATTGTTGGGTCCGACCCATTGCCCGAGGTTGAGAGGCCTTTGTTTGAGCTGGTCTCAGCGGCCCAAACTATCCTTCCCGATAGTGACGGGGCCATCGACGGGCATCTTCGTGAAGTTGGGCTCACATTTCACCTCCTCAAAGATGTTCCCGGGCTGATTTCGAAGAACATCGAGAAGAGCCTCAACGAGGCCTTCAAGCCTTTGAACATTACCGACTGGAACTCACTTTTCTGGATTGCACACCCAGGTGGCCCAGCAATTCTGGACCAGGTTGAGGCTAAATTGGCCCTCAAGCCTGAGAAGTTAGAAGCCACGAGGCATATCCTATCTGAGTATGGAAACATGTCTAGTGCTTGTGTGTTGTTTATTTTGGACGAGGTGAGGAGGAGGTCTGCAGCTAATGGGCACAAGACCACCGGAGAGGGGAAGGAGTGGGGTGTTCTGTTTGGATTCGGGCCTGGGCTCACCGTCGAGACCGTTGTGCTTCACAGTGTGGCTGCTTGA